The following coding sequences are from one bacterium window:
- a CDS encoding aldehyde dehydrogenase family protein: protein MTADSWLTQAHAFRDKGTSRSLSFRRAQLQMLAAAIESSEGDILDALHLDLGKPVIEAYASEVGFVLADIRYALKHLTDWASPQRRHTPLWLRPASSRVHPEPYGVALVIGPWNYPFALTLSPLVSAMAAGNGVCVKPSEYAPHVSGVITRLLRDHFQPDYITAVEGDAARARELVCQPFDKIFFTGSSVVGRLVLAAAAPNLTPVTLELGGKSPCIVCADADLQVAAHRIVQGKFLNAGQTCVAPDHVWVQAEVVKPMLKHLTRTLREFYGPDPQQSPDYGRIVNLPHLNRLTTYLNQGYLECGGAFDQTDRYFAPTILTGVSLTAPIMQEEIFGPILPVLPFEKLDDVISHLRTRPRPLALYAFTGERATQERLLAETASGGVCFNDTLSHILSRDLPFGGIGESGMGAYHGKAGFDTFTHYRSVLTRSPHFDPGLTYPPPRISLATLKWFQRLLMSN, encoded by the coding sequence ATGACTGCAGATTCATGGCTGACCCAGGCGCACGCCTTCCGGGACAAGGGGACCTCTCGATCCCTGTCATTCCGGCGGGCGCAACTCCAGATGCTGGCCGCTGCGATTGAATCCAGCGAAGGCGATATACTTGATGCCCTGCACCTGGACCTGGGCAAGCCGGTCATCGAAGCCTATGCCTCGGAAGTCGGGTTTGTTCTCGCCGATATCCGTTACGCCTTGAAACACCTGACCGATTGGGCCAGTCCCCAGCGACGCCACACTCCGCTCTGGCTCAGGCCCGCCTCAAGCCGCGTTCACCCCGAACCCTACGGCGTGGCCCTCGTCATCGGACCTTGGAACTACCCCTTCGCCCTGACCCTCTCCCCGCTGGTGTCCGCCATGGCGGCCGGCAACGGGGTCTGTGTCAAACCCTCAGAATACGCACCCCATGTCTCGGGCGTGATCACCCGTCTCCTGCGTGACCATTTCCAGCCGGACTATATCACCGCGGTGGAAGGCGATGCCGCCCGCGCCCGGGAACTGGTCTGCCAGCCTTTCGATAAAATATTCTTCACCGGCAGTTCAGTCGTGGGGCGTCTGGTGCTGGCTGCAGCAGCCCCCAACCTCACACCCGTCACGCTGGAACTGGGCGGTAAATCGCCCTGCATTGTCTGTGCCGACGCCGACCTGCAGGTGGCCGCACACCGCATTGTCCAGGGAAAATTCCTCAACGCCGGCCAAACGTGTGTGGCTCCGGACCATGTCTGGGTTCAGGCTGAGGTCGTGAAGCCCATGCTGAAGCACCTCACCCGGACCCTGCGTGAGTTTTATGGCCCCGACCCGCAGCAGAGTCCGGATTATGGGCGCATCGTCAACCTCCCGCACCTGAACCGCTTAACCACCTACCTCAACCAGGGCTACCTCGAGTGTGGCGGCGCCTTCGACCAAACCGACCGCTACTTCGCCCCGACCATCCTCACCGGGGTCTCCCTGACCGCCCCCATCATGCAGGAGGAGATTTTCGGCCCCATCCTGCCGGTCCTGCCATTTGAAAAACTGGATGATGTCATCAGCCATCTCCGCACTCGTCCGCGGCCACTGGCGCTTTACGCCTTTACCGGCGAACGGGCCACCCAGGAACGCCTGCTCGCCGAAACCGCCTCGGGCGGCGTCTGTTTTAACGACACCCTGAGCCACATCCTCAGTCGTGACCTACCGTTCGGCGGTATCGGGGAAAGCGGCATGGGCGCGTATCACGGGAAGGCGGGCTTCGACACCTTCACCCATTACCGGAGCGTGCTGACACGCTCCCCGCATTTTGATCCAGGCCTGACCTATCCCCCTCCCCGGATTTCCCTGGCCACCTTGAAATGGTTCCAGCGTCTTTTGATGAGCAACTAA
- the crtI gene encoding phytoene desaturase family protein produces the protein MPAQKHIVIVGGGPGGLTTAMILAHRGFKVTLFEAQPVVGGRNAAIKSGPYVFDAGPTFLMLKEVLDEVFIEAGATTDSLLDMRRLDPMYRLHFADKSIDTSMDRERMKAEIARVFPGREHHYDEFMSREKVRFKKLYPCLQKSYHTLSSLFSGSLIKALPHMALGRSLFSEVVKIFGNEDLALSFTFQSKYLGMSPWECPGMFAMIPYIEHAFGIYHPIGGLSRISDCMADVARRNGAVIHLSTPVEEIIVRNGVAAGVRLASGDVVEADEVVINADFGYAATRLFAPGTLRKYTPRKMQNMKLSCSTFMMYLGLDRSYDTPHHEIVFARDYRTNIERIFNGKELTGDLSFYVRNASVTDPTLAPAGHSALYVLVPVPNLRGAINWEQRRAAYREMTLDAIESRTGMKLRNHIVTEQLVTPADWNQHYHVYEGATFNLAHNLGQMVYLRPRNKFEDVDHCYLVGGGTHPGSGLPTIYESGRISANLISRRHGIPYVSGNQEV, from the coding sequence ATGCCAGCACAAAAACATATCGTCATCGTAGGGGGAGGCCCCGGCGGGCTCACCACGGCCATGATCCTCGCCCACCGGGGATTCAAAGTCACCCTCTTCGAGGCCCAACCCGTTGTGGGCGGCCGTAATGCGGCCATTAAATCAGGCCCTTATGTATTTGACGCCGGCCCCACATTCCTGATGTTAAAAGAGGTGCTCGACGAAGTCTTCATCGAGGCTGGGGCGACCACTGACAGCCTGCTGGACATGCGCCGGCTGGACCCCATGTACCGGCTCCATTTTGCCGACAAATCCATCGATACCTCCATGGATCGCGAACGGATGAAAGCCGAGATCGCCCGAGTCTTCCCTGGCCGCGAGCACCACTATGATGAGTTCATGAGCCGCGAAAAGGTTCGATTCAAAAAACTCTATCCCTGCCTGCAAAAGTCCTACCACACCCTGTCTTCATTGTTTTCAGGCAGCCTGATCAAGGCGCTACCCCACATGGCGCTAGGCCGCAGCTTATTCTCAGAAGTGGTAAAGATCTTCGGGAACGAGGACCTGGCCCTCTCCTTCACCTTTCAGTCCAAGTATCTGGGCATGTCGCCATGGGAGTGTCCGGGAATGTTCGCGATGATCCCCTATATTGAGCACGCCTTCGGCATCTACCACCCCATCGGCGGCCTGAGTCGCATCTCCGACTGCATGGCCGATGTCGCCCGCCGGAACGGAGCGGTGATTCATCTCTCCACCCCCGTCGAGGAAATCATCGTGCGCAACGGTGTCGCGGCTGGCGTGCGGCTGGCCAGTGGTGACGTCGTCGAGGCCGATGAGGTCGTCATCAACGCCGACTTCGGGTATGCCGCCACCCGGCTCTTCGCGCCCGGCACCTTGCGGAAATACACCCCCCGTAAAATGCAGAACATGAAGCTCTCCTGCTCCACGTTCATGATGTATCTCGGGCTCGACCGGAGCTACGACACCCCCCATCACGAGATTGTATTCGCCCGCGATTACCGCACCAACATCGAGCGGATCTTCAATGGGAAGGAACTGACAGGCGATCTGTCGTTCTACGTGCGCAACGCGAGCGTGACCGACCCCACCCTCGCCCCCGCCGGCCACTCCGCCCTGTACGTCCTGGTTCCCGTGCCCAATTTACGCGGGGCCATCAATTGGGAACAGCGCCGGGCCGCTTATCGAGAGATGACACTCGATGCCATCGAGTCCCGTACCGGCATGAAACTCCGGAACCACATTGTCACGGAACAACTCGTGACACCGGCAGACTGGAATCAACACTATCACGTTTACGAGGGCGCCACCTTCAATCTGGCGCACAACCTGGGCCAGATGGTCTATCTGCGACCGCGCAACAAATTTGAAGACGTCGACCACTGTTATCTGGTCGGTGGTGGAACCCACCCGGGAAGCGGCCTGCCCACCATTTACGAATCAGGCCGGATCTCCGCCAACTTGATCTCGCGCCGCCACGGGATTCCGTACGTATCAGGCAACCAGGAAGTCTGA
- a CDS encoding toxin-antitoxin system HicB family antitoxin, protein MKTIPDDHYTYRVTWSEEDKEYVGLCAEFPGLSWLAAAPEAALRGVRSVVADVVEDMNKQREPIPEPLASRSFSGKFMVRVPPHVHRELTVEAAEAGVSLNRLASAKLAHG, encoded by the coding sequence ATGAAAACCATTCCAGATGATCATTATACCTACCGCGTCACGTGGTCGGAAGAAGATAAAGAGTACGTTGGACTTTGCGCGGAATTTCCGGGATTGAGCTGGCTGGCCGCAGCACCGGAGGCCGCGCTTCGCGGCGTCCGGTCCGTAGTGGCTGACGTTGTCGAGGACATGAATAAACAAAGGGAACCCATTCCTGAGCCGCTGGCAAGCCGGTCATTCAGCGGGAAGTTCATGGTGCGCGTCCCTCCCCATGTGCACCGTGAACTCACCGTAGAAGCTGCTGAAGCTGGTGTCAGCTTGAACCGTCTCGCATCGGCAAAACTGGCGCACGGATAA
- a CDS encoding sialidase family protein yields MNVKIKLVHCDTLSCEPILRRMPDGNLLCVSQCGDVDEPAPGNRVYAFVSRDNGEKWGEPLKVYPETGEAVYVTEVRVLDGIIDAFLQVHSGRFLNMRCVVMRSHDSGKTWANAGEPPFFPTFCFIRGTLPLSNGEIVLPYMYFPVTEAENRRLIAASHNLDIRHQRAIWDAAIEHIENGVIVSRDLGKTYQRFVGPKIPIKGATGRAWAWTEPTIAQLSDGTIVMLLRVDGSGRLWRSESRDNGRTWTEAAPTDIPNPGNKPKLIPMTDGRIALIHTPNSDPSFTSRYPLALWISDDDMQTFGDKRLVTDFPGNYCYPDGFFENGHILFTIEINRHEILFFDCEI; encoded by the coding sequence ATGAACGTTAAAATCAAACTGGTTCACTGCGACACGTTGAGTTGCGAGCCGATCCTGCGCCGGATGCCAGATGGTAACCTCCTGTGCGTCAGCCAATGCGGAGACGTGGACGAGCCGGCACCTGGCAACCGCGTGTATGCCTTTGTAAGCCGTGACAATGGGGAAAAGTGGGGCGAACCGCTCAAGGTGTACCCGGAGACAGGAGAAGCAGTTTATGTGACCGAGGTGAGGGTGCTTGACGGCATCATTGACGCGTTTCTGCAGGTGCACAGCGGAAGATTCCTGAATATGCGCTGCGTGGTCATGCGCAGCCATGACAGCGGGAAAACCTGGGCAAACGCGGGCGAGCCACCCTTCTTCCCAACCTTTTGCTTCATTCGCGGCACGTTGCCGCTAAGCAATGGGGAGATCGTCTTGCCGTACATGTACTTTCCGGTCACGGAAGCGGAGAACAGGCGGTTGATCGCGGCTAGTCACAACTTGGATATTCGCCATCAGAGGGCGATCTGGGATGCCGCTATTGAACATATCGAAAACGGCGTGATCGTCAGCAGGGATCTGGGCAAGACTTATCAGCGTTTTGTAGGTCCGAAAATCCCCATCAAGGGAGCAACCGGACGGGCCTGGGCGTGGACCGAGCCGACGATTGCCCAGCTCTCCGATGGTACAATTGTGATGCTCCTGCGCGTGGACGGCAGCGGACGGCTCTGGCGAAGCGAATCGCGGGATAACGGACGCACTTGGACAGAGGCGGCACCGACAGATATCCCCAACCCGGGCAACAAACCGAAACTCATTCCGATGACGGACGGGCGCATTGCCCTGATCCATACTCCGAATTCCGATCCCTCTTTTACCTCCCGCTATCCGCTGGCCCTCTGGATCAGCGATGACGATATGCAAACCTTTGGGGACAAGCGCCTGGTCACCGACTTCCCGGGCAACTACTGCTATCCTGATGGCTTCTTTGAGAACGGTCACATACTGTTTACCATAGAGATCAATCGGCACGAGATTCTTTTCTTTGATTGCGAGATTTAG